Proteins encoded in a region of the Sugiyamaella lignohabitans strain CBS 10342 chromosome B, complete sequence genome:
- the TPK2 gene encoding cAMP-dependent protein kinase catalytic subunit TPK2 (cAMP-dependent protein kinase catalytic subunit; promotes vegetative growth in response to nutrients via the Ras-cAMP signaling pathway; partially redundant with Tpk1p and Tpk3p; localizes to P-bodies during stationary phase; relocalizes to the cytosol in response to hypoxia; GO_component: GO:0005952 - cAMP-dependent protein kinase complex [Evidence IDA,IPI] [PMID 12024012]; GO_component: GO:0005952 - cAMP-dependent protein kinase complex [Evidence IGI] [PMID 3036373]; GO_component: GO:0005829 - cytosol [Evidence IDA] [PMID 22932476]; GO_component: GO:0005634 - nucleus [Evidence IDA] [PMID 12024012]; GO_component: GO:0005634 - nucleus [Evidence IDA] [PMID 18417610]; GO_component: GO:0005634 - nucleus [Evidence IDA] [PMID 22932476]; GO_function: GO:0005524 - ATP binding [Evidence IEA,IEA]; GO_function: GO:0004691 - cAMP-dependent protein kinase activity [Evidence IEA]; GO_function: GO:0004691 - cAMP-dependent protein kinase activity [Evidence IDA] [PMID 12024012]; GO_function: GO:0004691 - cAMP-dependent protein kinase activity [Evidence IGI,ISS] [PMID 3036373]; GO_function: GO:0016301 - kinase activity [Evidence IEA]; GO_function: GO:0000166 - nucleotide binding [Evidence IEA]; GO_function: GO:0004672 - protein kinase activity [Evidence IEA]; GO_function: GO:0004672 - protein kinase activity [Evidence IDA] [PMID 16319894]; GO_function: GO:0004674 - protein serine/threonine kinase activity [Evidence IEA,IEA]; GO_function: GO:0016740 - transferase activity [Evidence IEA]; GO_function: GO:0016772 - transferase activity, transferring phosphorus-containing groups [Evidence IEA]; GO_process: GO:0007265 - Ras protein signal transduction [Evidence IGI,ISS] [PMID 3036373]; GO_process: GO:0001403 - invasive growth in response to glucose limitation [Evidence IMP] [PMID 12150916]; GO_process: GO:0016310 - phosphorylation [Evidence IEA]; GO_process: GO:0010737 - protein kinase A signaling [Evidence IGI] [PMID 20133652]; GO_process: GO:0006468 - protein phosphorylation [Evidence IEA]; GO_process: GO:0006468 - protein phosphorylation [Evidence IDA] [PMID 12024012]; GO_process: GO:0006468 - protein phosphorylation [Evidence IDA] [PMID 16319894]), with protein sequence MHKRILNKLNPAQHKKRDNLTSSDLDTTSASSQSQSQPHSSQSHFLSHTSTSHTSQSSHSQQSQSQSQSQSHALSSPISSLSSNSTTASNPSTMSSAHQVPGTVPGTVSGAVPVVTGQPQPQQALLVDHQAVSHQQQPQQHVPVGHDIHSQPAVDAHQQQQQQQQQQQQHYQQLHQQQADQQAQQHQQQQQQLPHQDQQTIQSHGQVAASPANTAAITSVAGNHSLLPKRSTVSKGKYSLSDFQIQRTLGTGSFGRVHLVRSIHNGRFYAIKVLKKAQIVKMKQVEHTNDERRMLKLVEHPFLIRMWGTFQDSRNLFMVMDYIEGGELFSLLRKSQRFPNPVAKFYAAEVTLALEYLHSHNIIYRDLKPENILLDKNGHIKITDFGFAKEVSDVTWTLCGTPDYIAPEVVTTKAYNKSVDWWSLGILIYEMLTGYTPFYDQTPMKTYENILVGNVRYPPYLHPDVTDLLQKLITKDLTRRLGNLQGGSSDIKSHPWFSEVIWEKLLSKDIETPYEPPIQSGVGDTSLFDRYPEDELDYGISGPDPYSDLFTDF encoded by the coding sequence ATGCACAAACGCATTTTGAATAAACTCAATCCAGCTCAACATAAAAAGAGGGATAATCTGACGTCGTCCGATCTCGATACCACTTCTGCTTCGTCCCAGTCTCAATCCCAACCGCATTCGTCCCAGTCTCATTTTCTGTCTCATACTTCTACCTCGCACACGTCTCAGTCGTCGCATTCTCAGCAGTCGCAGTCTCAGTCACAGTCTCAGTCGCACGCCCTGTCGTCGCCTATTTCGTCGCTATCGTCAAattctactactgctaGTAATCCCTCGACAATGTCCAGTGCTCATCAGGTTCCCGGTACTGTTCCAGGTACCGTTTCAGGTGCTGTCCCAGTTGTAACTGGCCAGCCACAGCCACAGCAGGCTCTGTTGGTAGACCATCAGGCTGTCTcgcatcagcagcagcctcaacaACATGTGCCAGTTGGCCATGATATCCATTCTCAGCCTGCTGTCGATGctcaccagcaacagcaacagcaacagcagcaacaacaacaacattatcagcaacttcaccaacaacaggcAGACCAACAggctcaacaacatcaacaacaacaacaacaattgCCTCACCAGGACCAGCAAACAATTCAAAGTCATGGTCAAGTGGCTGCTTCTCCTGCTAATACCGCTGCCATTACTTCTGTAGCTGGCAACCACAGTCTTCTTCCCAAGAGATCGACTGTTTCAAAGGGTAAATACTCACTTTCAGatttccaaatccaaaGAACTCTTGGAACTGGCTCGTTTGGAAGAGTTCACTTGGTTCGCAGTATCCATAATGGCCGTTTCTACGCCATCAAGGTTTTGAAAAAGGCCCAGATCGTGAAAATGAAACAGGTCGAACACACCAATGACGAACGTCGTATGCTCAAGCTTGTAGAACACCCGTTTTTGATTAGAATGTGGGGTACTTTCCAGGACTCTAGAAACCTGTTTATGGTTATGGATTATATTGAGGGTGGTGAATTGTTCTCTTTGTTGAGAAAATCTCAACGGTTTCCCAATCCTGTCGCTAAATTCTATGCTGCCGAAGTCACTTTGGCTTTGGAATACCTTCACTCTCACAATATCATCTACCGTGATCTTAAACCCGAGAACATTTTGCTTGATAAGAATGGACATATCAAGATCACCGATTTCGGGTTTGCCAAGGAAGTATCTGATGTTACCTGGACTCTTTGTGGAACTCCTGATTATATCGCTCCTGAGGTTGTCACTACCAAGGCGTACAACAAGTCGGTTGACTGGTGGTCCCTAGGTATTCTCATCTATGAAATGCTAACTGGATATACTCCTTTCTACGACCAGACGCCCATGAAAACATATGAAAACATTCTTGTTGGTAATGTGCGCTACCCACCTTACCTGCACCCCGATGTCACAGACCTGCTGCAAAAACTCATCACAAAGGATCTGACCCGTCGTCTTGGTAATTTACAGGGAGGCTCCAGTGATATCAAATCGCACCCTTGGTTCAGCGAGGTCATTTGGGAGAAGCTGCTGTCCAAAGACATTGAAACCCCCTACGAACCACCCATCCAATCTGGCGTCGGTGACACCTCGCTTTTCGACCGCTACCCTGAGGACGAGCTCGACTACGGTATCAGCGGCCCCGACCCCTACAGTGACCTCTTTACCGACTTCTGA
- the COG8 gene encoding Cog8p (Component of the conserved oligomeric Golgi complex; a cytosolic tethering complex (Cog1p through Cog8p) that functions in protein trafficking to mediate fusion of transport vesicles to Golgi compartments; GO_component: GO:0005794 - Golgi apparatus [Evidence IEA]; GO_component: GO:0000139 - Golgi membrane [Evidence IEA]; GO_component: GO:0017119 - Golgi transport complex [Evidence IEA]; GO_component: GO:0017119 - Golgi transport complex [Evidence IPI] [PMID 11703943]; GO_component: GO:0016020 - membrane [Evidence IEA]; GO_function: GO:0003674 - molecular_function [Evidence ND]; GO_process: GO:0032258 - CVT pathway [Evidence IMP] [PMID 20065092]; GO_process: GO:0006891 - intra-Golgi vesicle-mediated transport [Evidence IGI,IPI] [PMID 11703943]; GO_process: GO:0015031 - protein transport [Evidence IEA]; GO_process: GO:0006810 - transport [Evidence IEA]) yields the protein MLTSNMSDSDPLLDILSKSIQGSDDILSRQDLHDYIKHIRGLNQTSIGAEREHLVISSESIKTTLISLTKTSQSQFISGSRAVRDLTLAFDEFQEKLEQAEEKLPVQHDLSHLVGGGDDTSSNTNINSPGNSNSSVGANSSDDVLLLRNLEKIQDILELPSLTLTCVRNGFYSEALDLASHARRLGIRFNNIKIIQKVQEETEQIMKVMLLQLLKLLRETAKLPTLVKIISYLRRMQPIQSLPTAEANRQLHHLYISSRLHFIRNQWETLSPLKQSPDKYLKRYIEVYREHVFATVGGFRTIFPQNDLSQSGDSTSHQSTVTGGPASSSIASKSTSTTSRLLGEFLRTTVAELEAAIKSVGPLVTDKATRASLWLQLAYCSQSLGRVGGEFWPLVQGKPNPPIPNVEWIEAIKKQRSISRDIASRIGRVA from the coding sequence ATGCTTACATCTAATATGAGCGATTCTGACCCATTGCTAGATATCCTATCCAAAAGCATTCAAGGGAGTGATGACATACTCTCTCGACAAGACCTCCATGACTACATCAAGCATATTCGGGGTCTTAATCAGACCTCTATAGGAGCCGAGCGGGAACACCTGGTCATCTCGTCAGAGTCGATAAAAACAACTTTAATTTCCCTTACGAAAACATCTCAATCTCAATTTATCTCGGGATCTAGAGCAGTACGAGATTTGACTCTTGCATTTGATGAGTTTCAAGAAAAGCTTGAGCAGGCGGAGGAAAAACTGCCAGTTCAACATGACCTCTCACATCTAGTTGGGGGAGGTGACGACACTTCATCCAATACGAATATCAATTCACCTGGTAATTCCAATTCATCTGTAGGTGCCAATTCTTCGGATGATGTACTGCTTTTAAGGAATTTGGAAAAAATCCAGGATATTCTCGAGTTACCTTCGCTCACTCTCACATGCGTGCGAAATGGGTTCTATTCCGAGGCTCTAGATCTTGCCAGTCATGCTCGAAGATTGGGTATCAGATTCAACAACATAAAAATCATTCAAAAAGTacaggaagaaacagaacaGATTATGAAAGTCATGCTCTTGCAACTTCTTAAACTGTTACGAGAGACAGCGAAATTGCCGACTCTTGTCAAAATCATATCGTATTTACGACGAATGCAGCCAATACAGTCTTTACCGACCGCAGAGGCTAACAGACAATTGcatcatttatatatttcatCGCGACTTCACTTTATTAGAAACCAGTGGGAAACTCTGTCACCTCTAAAGCAGTCTCCAGACAAGTACCTGAAACGGTATATTGAGGTGTACCGAGAGCATGTATTTGCGACAGTAGGGGGATTTCGAACCATTTTCCCTCAAAACGACCTTTCACAATCTGGAGATTCTACTTCGCACCAGTCGACTGTGACTGGTGGTCCAGCCAGTTCCAGCATCgcatcaaaatcaacatctACAACCTCGCGACTTTTAGGAGAATTCCTTCGCACTACAGTAGCAGAACTTGAGGCTGCTATTAAAAGCGTTGGACCATTAGTTACCGATAAAGCTACTCGTGCTAGTCTTTGGCTGCAACTGGCATATTGTTCTCAGTCACTTGGACGTGTAGGTGGTGAATTCTGGCCACTTGTGCAAGGGAAACCAAATCCACCAATACCCAATGTCGAATGGATCGAAGCTATTAAGAAACAACGGTCCATTTCTCGAGATATTGCTTCTCGCATCGGTCGTGTTGCTTAG